The Clostridia bacterium region GCACAGCCTCGACGCGTTCCGCCGCGAGCTCGCCGGCATCCGCGCCGGCCGGGCCACGCCGGCACTCCTGGAGAAGGTCCGCGTCGACTACTACGGCACGCCCACGCCGATCAACCAGATGGCGACGATCAACATCCCCGAGCCGCGGCTGATCGTGATCCAGCCGTGGGACAAGAGCCA contains the following coding sequences:
- a CDS encoding ribosome recycling factor: MIEDVLKDAEERMKHSLDAFRRELAGIRAGRATPALLEKVRVDYYGTPTPINQMATINIPEPRLIVIQPWDKS